In Zonotrichia albicollis isolate bZonAlb1 chromosome 3, bZonAlb1.hap1, whole genome shotgun sequence, a single window of DNA contains:
- the BEND6 gene encoding BEN domain-containing protein 6 isoform X1, whose product MKKFTLFDFVNDNSLQIGETSWIQDLPCDDIELERLLKPNEHVLVNWPVGERKTEKHLVKVVYMSDDPQELVEMMQKILRADEITKIQVLGKGKRKRIEMIFSESEDSDLDKEKGKMMKHIKRKKSLQASAPANILSQLETSLINKQREPYSGSNFLYSESSSDDEEPLFQLSKVELCAKIKSLKRKLTDTMRENCRLRQSLVMLQVLPQAVTHFEELVGMAEALLKGGVTSSTSSLHPHAVWKASHNPLADSYAAMHSNSSSPITLNVEDEEQQTEKQFKIEKWQIALCNKSKPQKFINDLMQALYTHEYMATHSLTGAKSSSSKDKAAKPAMNQNEVQEIIGITKQLFPNTDDALIRRMMGQKLNNCTKKPILSKDLNSGAFQKHSFCGSTAAPQGIISSAVPPCTQDQQDDDSPAANAQLQQSDSCLTPPPPAPEGQQECPKPTSSKVESQLASSSPAPSPSQGCGQNLRNSDKE is encoded by the exons ATGAAAAAATTCACACTGTTTGATTTTGTAAATGATAATTCACTGCAAATTGGAGAGACTTCATGGATCCAGGACCTTCCCTGTGATGACATTGAACTAGAAAGGCTTCTGAAACCTAATGAGCATGTACTTGTAAACTGGCCTGTGGgagaaagaaagacagaaaagcaCCTGGTGAAAGTTGTGTACATGAGTG ATGACCCCCAAGAGCTGGTAGAAATGATGCAAAAGATATTACGAGCAGATGAAATTACAAAAATACAAGTCCTTGGAAAAGGCAAGAGGAAGAGGATAGAAATGATATTCTCAGAAAGTGAggacagtgacctggataaagAAAAG GGGAAGATGATGAAAcatataaaaagaaagaaatcattGCAGGCATCTGCTCCTGCCAACATCCTGAGTCAACTTGAAACATCTTTAATTAACAAACAG agagAACCATATTCAGGAAGCAACTTTCTATATAGTGAAAGTAGCAGTGATGATGAAGAACCTTTATTTCAACTCTCCAAGGTAGAACTGTGTGCCAAAATTAAAAGTCTCAAGAGGAAGCTGACAGATACCATGAGAGAAAACTGCCGCCTAAGGCAGTCCCTGGTGATGCTTCAAG TGCTGCCACAGGCAGTCACTCACTTTGAGGAACTGGTAGGGATGGCTGAAGCGCTGCTCAAAGGGGGAGTGACATCATCCACGTCCAGTCTGCATCCCCATGCTGTTTGGAAGGCATCTCACAATCCATTAGCAGACTCCTATGCAGCTATGCATAGTAACTCCAGCTCACCAATCACTCTGAATGTGGAAGATGAGGAGCAACAGACTGAAAAACAG ttcAAGATCGAAAAGTGGCAGATTGCACTTTGTAACAAGAGCAAACCTCAAAAATTTATAAATGACTTGATGCAAGCACTTTATACACATGAATACATGGCTACACACAGCCTGACAGGTGCAAAGTCCTCCTCTTCAAAGgacaaagcagcaaaaccagcTATGAATCAGAATGAAGTTCAGGAAATCATAG GAATCACAAAACAGTTGTTTCCAAACACAGATGATGCTTTAATTAGGCGAATGATGGGACAAAAACTGAACAATTGCACCAAGAAGCCAATTTTAAGCAAAGACCTTAACTCAGGTGCTTTTCAAAAACATAGTTTTTG TGGTTCaacagctgctcctcagggcatCATCTCTTCGGCTGTTCCTCCTTGCACACAAGACCAGCAGGATGATGATTCACCAGCTGCTAATGCACAACTTCAGCAAAGTGACAGCTGCCTGACTCCTCCACCTCCCGCCCCAGAAGGTCAGCAGGAGTGTCCCAAACCCACTTCTTCTAAGGTGGAGTCTCAACTTGCCAGCAGCTCACCAGCGCCCTCTCCCAGCCAGGGTTGTGGACAGAATCTCAGGAATTCAGACAAGGAATAA
- the BEND6 gene encoding BEN domain-containing protein 6 isoform X2 → MKKFTLFDFVNDNSLQIGETSWIQDLPCDDIELERLLKPNEHVLVNWPVGERKTEKHLVKVVYMSDDPQELVEMMQKILRADEITKIQVLGKGKRKRIEMIFSESEDSDLDKEKREPYSGSNFLYSESSSDDEEPLFQLSKVELCAKIKSLKRKLTDTMRENCRLRQSLVMLQVLPQAVTHFEELVGMAEALLKGGVTSSTSSLHPHAVWKASHNPLADSYAAMHSNSSSPITLNVEDEEQQTEKQFKIEKWQIALCNKSKPQKFINDLMQALYTHEYMATHSLTGAKSSSSKDKAAKPAMNQNEVQEIIGITKQLFPNTDDALIRRMMGQKLNNCTKKPILSKDLNSGAFQKHSFCGSTAAPQGIISSAVPPCTQDQQDDDSPAANAQLQQSDSCLTPPPPAPEGQQECPKPTSSKVESQLASSSPAPSPSQGCGQNLRNSDKE, encoded by the exons ATGAAAAAATTCACACTGTTTGATTTTGTAAATGATAATTCACTGCAAATTGGAGAGACTTCATGGATCCAGGACCTTCCCTGTGATGACATTGAACTAGAAAGGCTTCTGAAACCTAATGAGCATGTACTTGTAAACTGGCCTGTGGgagaaagaaagacagaaaagcaCCTGGTGAAAGTTGTGTACATGAGTG ATGACCCCCAAGAGCTGGTAGAAATGATGCAAAAGATATTACGAGCAGATGAAATTACAAAAATACAAGTCCTTGGAAAAGGCAAGAGGAAGAGGATAGAAATGATATTCTCAGAAAGTGAggacagtgacctggataaagAAAAG agagAACCATATTCAGGAAGCAACTTTCTATATAGTGAAAGTAGCAGTGATGATGAAGAACCTTTATTTCAACTCTCCAAGGTAGAACTGTGTGCCAAAATTAAAAGTCTCAAGAGGAAGCTGACAGATACCATGAGAGAAAACTGCCGCCTAAGGCAGTCCCTGGTGATGCTTCAAG TGCTGCCACAGGCAGTCACTCACTTTGAGGAACTGGTAGGGATGGCTGAAGCGCTGCTCAAAGGGGGAGTGACATCATCCACGTCCAGTCTGCATCCCCATGCTGTTTGGAAGGCATCTCACAATCCATTAGCAGACTCCTATGCAGCTATGCATAGTAACTCCAGCTCACCAATCACTCTGAATGTGGAAGATGAGGAGCAACAGACTGAAAAACAG ttcAAGATCGAAAAGTGGCAGATTGCACTTTGTAACAAGAGCAAACCTCAAAAATTTATAAATGACTTGATGCAAGCACTTTATACACATGAATACATGGCTACACACAGCCTGACAGGTGCAAAGTCCTCCTCTTCAAAGgacaaagcagcaaaaccagcTATGAATCAGAATGAAGTTCAGGAAATCATAG GAATCACAAAACAGTTGTTTCCAAACACAGATGATGCTTTAATTAGGCGAATGATGGGACAAAAACTGAACAATTGCACCAAGAAGCCAATTTTAAGCAAAGACCTTAACTCAGGTGCTTTTCAAAAACATAGTTTTTG TGGTTCaacagctgctcctcagggcatCATCTCTTCGGCTGTTCCTCCTTGCACACAAGACCAGCAGGATGATGATTCACCAGCTGCTAATGCACAACTTCAGCAAAGTGACAGCTGCCTGACTCCTCCACCTCCCGCCCCAGAAGGTCAGCAGGAGTGTCCCAAACCCACTTCTTCTAAGGTGGAGTCTCAACTTGCCAGCAGCTCACCAGCGCCCTCTCCCAGCCAGGGTTGTGGACAGAATCTCAGGAATTCAGACAAGGAATAA